Proteins co-encoded in one Anaerolineae bacterium genomic window:
- a CDS encoding inorganic phosphate transporter, translating into MPTEYYILITGYIFGFYMAWNIGANDVANSMASAVGAKAITVRQAIFIAGILNIVGAVFIGSHVTNTIRNGIVSTEILTDPHMAIIGALSALLSAALWVSFATWKSLPVSTTHSIVGSMIGFGIMAGGVEVIKWNQLAAVASSWVISPVFSLVIAFVTFKFIVKLIISKQDSFVRALKLSPFFIGITFFVVVLSFLFKTPLGKKLAIGTTSALLIALVLAVALGYTGMLALKRFVKNKKNGAEEIFRSIQIGTSCYVALAQGANDVANAIGPLAVIYFLFKTGGVGAEMPVPVFLLLFGGIGIACGIGMAGARVMETVGKKITTLTNTRGFSVEFAAATTVLIASKMGLPVSTTHAAIGGVMGVGLARGLEAVNFRIIIKIMIYWVLTVPISAVTSMIIFKILHLIL; encoded by the coding sequence ATGCCGACGGAATATTATATCCTGATTACCGGTTACATCTTTGGTTTTTATATGGCCTGGAATATTGGCGCCAATGATGTCGCCAATTCCATGGCTTCTGCTGTCGGAGCCAAGGCTATTACAGTCCGCCAGGCAATCTTTATTGCTGGGATACTGAATATAGTTGGCGCCGTATTTATCGGATCGCATGTTACGAACACAATCCGTAATGGCATTGTTTCGACTGAAATCCTCACGGATCCACACATGGCGATTATTGGCGCTCTTTCCGCGTTACTGTCTGCCGCGTTGTGGGTGAGTTTTGCCACCTGGAAATCTCTGCCCGTATCTACAACCCATTCTATTGTAGGCTCCATGATCGGTTTTGGAATAATGGCAGGAGGTGTCGAGGTTATCAAATGGAATCAACTCGCTGCTGTTGCATCAAGCTGGGTCATATCTCCGGTTTTCAGCCTTGTCATTGCCTTTGTAACGTTCAAATTTATTGTAAAATTGATTATTTCAAAACAGGATTCATTTGTCAGAGCGCTTAAATTATCCCCTTTTTTTATCGGTATCACCTTTTTTGTTGTTGTTTTATCATTTCTTTTTAAAACACCTCTTGGTAAAAAACTTGCGATTGGGACTACGTCGGCATTACTCATAGCGCTTGTTCTGGCCGTGGCTCTCGGATATACTGGGATGCTGGCTTTAAAACGATTTGTTAAAAATAAAAAAAACGGGGCGGAAGAAATCTTCAGGAGCATTCAAATAGGAACATCCTGCTATGTTGCACTGGCTCAAGGCGCAAATGATGTGGCCAACGCAATCGGCCCCCTTGCAGTAATCTATTTTCTGTTTAAAACAGGCGGTGTTGGCGCTGAGATGCCTGTCCCTGTTTTTCTACTTCTTTTTGGAGGCATAGGGATTGCATGTGGAATTGGTATGGCCGGCGCACGGGTCATGGAGACTGTCGGCAAAAAAATTACAACCCTTACTAATACACGTGGTTTCTCCGTTGAATTTGCCGCTGCGACAACCGTTCTTATCGCCTCAAAAATGGGGCTTCCTGTTTCCACAACACATGCGGCAATTGGCGGCGTGATGGGTGTGGGGCTTGCACGAGGGTTAGAAGCGGTCAATTTCAGAATAATCATAAAAATTATGATTTACTGGGTTTTGACCGTACCCATTTCCGCCGTAACCAGCATGATAATTTTTAAAATACTTCACTTAATTCTATAA
- a CDS encoding insulinase family protein has translation MLKKLFRQFVFKYLLYSLVFLVVLSFSITARQTDATGKYLTVANANVGNPCFQAKWPHEKSELLPDPSLVFGRLPNGFRYLLMENRKPKGRVSMHLNVQAGSMHESDQQQGMAHFLEHMLFCGSTHFKPGELVKYFQSTGMKFGPDANARTGYYETVYDILLPKGDRQGLEKGLAVLKDFADGAIFPEAEIDRERRIVLAEKRTRDSASYRRFVSIMKFEFSEAKISKRFPIGLENFIKNADRKMFKNFYDTWYRPEKIILVMTGDFDASSAALLIAEKFSTLSVKAFPLPEPDLGKINHKGIKTFYHFEKEIGNTTTSIEIIRKIVQQPDSFNFQKRLLIKDIADQIVQNRLDVLASKSDTPFTLASISSGISNNQIESAEITAESSPENWEKSLALLEQTLRRSLKYGFTKSELERVKKDFRSRLDNAVNKASTRESRLLAGEIIMHLNTDMVFLSPKQRRDLLLPVIDRLTLKQAHDSFKETWAPKHRLVLVTGNAELKSIDEKPEDLILAAYNRSSMIGVSRPAEIKTRAFPYLPEPEKKGKISDRTEIPELGIIQVDFENGVSLTLKKTAFKADEVLVNLSFGLGRSVEPADKPGLAALSAEVINESGLGKFERDEIERALAGRSTDVNFSVAEDCFSFKGETVSKEVLLLFQLLYAHLTDPAYSADAYRLSMDRFRQKYLKLSSSIDGAMSLTGKRFLAGGDSRFGLPSYNMFKHLALNDVESWLDPSLRYDKIDVSVVGDFDVDAVVDIASKYLGSLPKRRDVDKQEMLKSPRFPVAQALEINVSTKISKGLVAVAYPTEDLWNIHRTRLFSVLADIVSERLRERIREKLGAAYSFVAYNSASRAYPGYGVFQAFIHVDPKESNMVVGEVKKVISDLVVSGVSKEELKRAIRPTLTGIKDMLQNNYYWLNTVLSGSKKHPQQLDWSRTIMDDYASITKGELSVLAKQHLNNDKAAVIIVKPE, from the coding sequence ATGCTGAAAAAGCTTTTCAGACAGTTTGTCTTTAAATATTTACTCTATAGTCTTGTTTTTTTAGTTGTATTATCTTTTTCAATTACTGCGCGTCAAACAGATGCGACAGGTAAGTATTTAACAGTTGCGAATGCCAATGTTGGCAACCCCTGTTTTCAGGCAAAGTGGCCACATGAAAAAAGCGAACTTCTTCCAGACCCATCCCTTGTGTTTGGAAGGTTGCCGAACGGCTTCAGGTATCTATTGATGGAAAACCGAAAACCAAAGGGCAGGGTGAGCATGCATCTGAATGTTCAGGCGGGATCGATGCATGAGTCTGATCAGCAGCAGGGAATGGCCCACTTTCTTGAACATATGCTTTTTTGTGGTTCAACCCATTTCAAGCCCGGAGAACTCGTAAAATACTTCCAAAGCACAGGGATGAAGTTCGGCCCTGATGCAAATGCGCGTACAGGATATTATGAAACGGTTTATGATATACTTTTACCAAAGGGAGACAGGCAAGGTCTAGAGAAGGGACTCGCTGTGCTCAAAGACTTTGCAGACGGCGCCATTTTCCCTGAGGCCGAAATAGACAGGGAACGCCGGATTGTTTTGGCTGAAAAGCGTACACGTGATTCTGCGTCCTATCGCAGGTTTGTTTCAATTATGAAGTTTGAGTTTTCTGAAGCAAAAATATCAAAAAGATTTCCCATAGGCCTGGAAAATTTTATTAAAAATGCAGACCGCAAAATGTTTAAAAATTTTTATGATACATGGTATAGACCGGAAAAAATTATACTTGTAATGACCGGAGACTTTGATGCATCCTCGGCTGCTTTACTTATAGCTGAAAAATTTTCTACGTTATCTGTAAAGGCTTTCCCTTTGCCGGAACCGGATCTGGGCAAAATAAATCATAAAGGGATCAAAACATTTTATCATTTTGAAAAGGAAATCGGAAATACCACGACCAGCATAGAGATAATAAGAAAAATTGTGCAGCAGCCGGATTCCTTTAATTTTCAGAAAAGATTACTTATTAAGGATATTGCAGATCAAATTGTCCAGAACCGACTGGATGTACTGGCAAGCAAGTCTGATACCCCTTTTACCTTGGCTTCCATTAGCAGCGGCATTTCCAATAATCAGATAGAATCCGCCGAGATTACAGCAGAAAGCAGCCCTGAGAACTGGGAGAAATCACTTGCGCTTCTTGAGCAAACCCTTAGAAGGTCATTGAAATACGGATTTACTAAGTCAGAGCTTGAGAGGGTAAAAAAGGATTTCAGGTCAAGGTTGGATAATGCTGTAAATAAAGCGTCAACTCGAGAAAGTCGGTTGCTGGCGGGCGAAATAATAATGCATCTTAATACAGATATGGTTTTTCTTTCCCCAAAGCAAAGAAGAGATCTTCTGCTTCCGGTTATTGACCGACTGACATTAAAGCAGGCGCACGATTCATTCAAGGAGACTTGGGCGCCTAAACACAGGCTTGTGCTTGTTACAGGAAATGCTGAGCTGAAAAGTATTGATGAAAAACCGGAAGATCTGATACTTGCCGCATATAATAGAAGCAGCATGATTGGCGTGTCAAGACCGGCTGAAATAAAGACGCGGGCTTTTCCTTATCTGCCGGAACCTGAAAAAAAGGGGAAAATCAGCGATAGAACCGAAATCCCGGAACTTGGCATTATCCAGGTTGATTTTGAGAACGGCGTCAGCCTGACCCTGAAAAAGACAGCTTTTAAGGCTGATGAGGTGCTTGTTAATCTGTCATTTGGATTGGGCAGATCTGTCGAACCCGCTGATAAGCCCGGACTTGCTGCTTTAAGCGCTGAAGTAATTAATGAAAGCGGACTTGGCAAATTCGAAAGGGATGAAATTGAACGCGCCCTGGCAGGAAGAAGCACAGATGTTAATTTTTCTGTGGCCGAAGATTGTTTTTCCTTTAAAGGCGAAACAGTATCAAAAGAGGTGCTGTTGCTGTTTCAGCTCCTTTATGCTCATTTGACGGATCCGGCATATAGTGCAGATGCCTATAGACTTTCCATGGACCGGTTTAGGCAAAAATACCTTAAACTTTCCAGTTCCATTGACGGCGCCATGAGCCTTACCGGGAAGCGCTTTCTTGCCGGAGGCGACAGCCGTTTCGGGCTTCCATCTTATAATATGTTCAAACATTTGGCTCTTAATGATGTTGAATCATGGCTTGACCCATCATTAAGATATGATAAAATTGATGTTTCAGTGGTTGGTGATTTTGATGTTGATGCAGTAGTTGATATAGCTTCTAAATATCTTGGTAGCCTTCCTAAGCGAAGGGATGTAGATAAACAGGAGATGTTAAAATCACCCCGATTCCCTGTTGCTCAAGCACTTGAAATAAATGTTTCAACTAAAATTTCAAAAGGTCTTGTAGCTGTTGCATATCCAACTGAAGATTTATGGAATATCCATAGAACACGCCTTTTTTCTGTACTGGCGGATATTGTTTCAGAAAGGTTGCGGGAAAGGATTCGGGAAAAACTAGGGGCTGCCTATTCTTTTGTCGCATACAACAGTGCAAGCCGGGCATATCCCGGATATGGGGTGTTTCAAGCCTTTATTCATGTTGATCCAAAAGAAAGCAATATGGTGGTTGGGGAAGTAAAGAAAGTCATATCGGATCTTGTCGTTAGCGGAGTAAGCAAGGAGGAGTTAAAGCGTGCCATCAGGCCGACACTTACAGGCATAAAGGATATGCTGCAAAATAATTATTACTGGCTAAATACTGTTCTTTCGGGATCAAAAAAGCATCCTCAGCAGCTTGACTGGAGCAGGACAATAATGGATGATTATGCTTCCATTACAAAAGGTGAGCTGTCTGTTCTGGCAAAACAACATCTAAACAACGATAAAGCAGCAGTAATTATTGTTAAACCGGAATAA
- a CDS encoding cytochrome c biogenesis protein ResB gives MMNKNTGSADFSGRLWKLFASIKLTVTLLLSLAATSILGTIIPQNKSADAYLSEYGEFFYKILSAFNIFDMYHSWWFQALLLILTINVVVCSINRFSALWKIIFVKTPLFDVSKFRNLSDKEEFTDSRSPEDLKRIYVPIVSRSFGYRRIEETDNGFCIFAEKGRWTRIGVYTVHLSVILLLIGSLIGSIFGFAGFANIPEGETVNNIRLNNTGKTQRLDFKIRCDDFNIKFYDSGTPSEYRSKLTILEQGKSILTRDIIVNAPLRYKGINIFQASYGELPPREIALNFKNRVTGISYKKKLSVGQQFDIPGDMGQFVIKGHRDSYGFRGHDLGKTFMGILTPKNGSPVHVILPVRFPFFDDRIRNDDLIVSVEDYDHRYYTGLQVTSDPGVLVVYSGFVIMIIGCFITFFMSHQRLCVEISKSGKKSRIMVAGTASKNRLGMQSRIKKIAKSMGK, from the coding sequence ATGATGAACAAAAATACAGGATCTGCTGATTTTTCCGGCAGATTATGGAAATTATTTGCATCGATCAAACTAACCGTTACGCTTCTTCTGTCACTTGCTGCTACTTCTATTCTCGGGACGATTATTCCTCAGAATAAAAGCGCTGATGCATACCTGAGTGAATACGGTGAATTTTTTTATAAAATATTATCAGCCTTTAACATTTTTGATATGTATCATTCATGGTGGTTTCAGGCCCTGCTTCTTATACTGACAATTAATGTCGTTGTTTGCTCAATAAACAGATTTTCTGCTTTATGGAAGATTATATTTGTTAAAACCCCCCTTTTTGATGTTTCAAAATTCAGAAATCTTTCTGACAAGGAAGAATTTACCGACAGCCGTTCACCTGAAGATTTGAAAAGGATATATGTTCCGATTGTTTCCAGAAGCTTCGGATACAGAAGGATTGAAGAAACAGATAATGGATTCTGTATTTTTGCTGAAAAAGGGCGTTGGACCCGTATCGGGGTTTATACTGTTCATCTTAGTGTTATACTATTGCTGATCGGCAGTCTGATAGGTTCGATTTTCGGTTTTGCAGGATTTGCCAATATCCCTGAAGGTGAAACAGTTAATAATATCAGACTGAATAATACCGGCAAAACACAGAGATTAGATTTTAAAATCAGATGTGATGATTTTAATATAAAGTTTTACGATTCCGGTACTCCAAGCGAATATCGTTCAAAACTGACAATCCTTGAACAAGGGAAATCTATTTTGACAAGGGATATTATCGTGAATGCTCCTCTCCGTTACAAGGGAATAAATATCTTTCAGGCCAGTTATGGCGAGCTTCCTCCCAGAGAGATTGCTTTGAATTTTAAAAACCGTGTAACCGGCATAAGTTATAAGAAAAAGTTGTCTGTGGGGCAGCAGTTTGATATCCCCGGAGATATGGGCCAGTTTGTTATAAAGGGCCACAGAGATTCATATGGTTTCAGAGGCCATGATCTTGGAAAAACATTTATGGGTATTCTTACCCCTAAAAATGGGAGTCCGGTCCATGTCATACTTCCTGTGCGTTTTCCGTTTTTTGATGACAGGATTAGAAATGACGATCTGATCGTTTCTGTGGAAGATTATGATCATAGATATTATACAGGGCTGCAGGTGACAAGCGACCCCGGGGTTTTAGTCGTTTATTCAGGGTTTGTAATAATGATTATCGGATGTTTTATAACCTTTTTTATGTCCCATCAAAGGCTTTGTGTTGAAATAAGTAAGAGTGGAAAGAAAAGCAGGATTATGGTAGCAGGGACAGCAAGCAAAAATAGACTTGGAATGCAAAGCAGGATAAAGAAGATAGCGAAAAGCATGGGTAAGTGA
- the ccsB gene encoding c-type cytochrome biogenesis protein CcsB, with amino-acid sequence MDSSNLLSIVTFIYGMAAFLYIVSCVFKKEMPGRIATWIAIIAVVGNTGGIALRWIESYRLGIGHAPLSNMYESLVFFAWIIGVIYLVVEQTYKNRAIGAFATPLAFMAIAYASLSPNINDRIQPLFPALKSNWLIAHVMTCFIGYAAFAIAFGVSIIYLFSQRKTEGKTGLFSRFPNAGILDELTHQMVTLGFLFLTIGIITGAVWANSAWGTYWSWDPKETWSLITWFIYATLLHARMMRGWEGRKIAYLSIIGFMAVIFTYFGVNLLPGLHSYGQG; translated from the coding sequence ATGGACAGTTCAAATTTGTTATCAATTGTAACATTTATTTATGGCATGGCAGCATTTTTATATATTGTTTCCTGTGTTTTTAAGAAAGAGATGCCCGGCAGGATTGCTACATGGATAGCTATAATTGCCGTTGTCGGCAATACCGGTGGTATTGCTTTGCGATGGATAGAATCTTACAGGCTTGGAATAGGCCATGCCCCGCTTTCAAATATGTATGAATCCCTTGTTTTTTTTGCGTGGATTATCGGAGTCATATATCTTGTAGTTGAGCAGACTTATAAAAACCGGGCAATTGGAGCCTTTGCAACCCCTTTGGCCTTTATGGCCATAGCTTATGCCTCGCTTTCTCCAAACATTAATGATCGTATACAGCCCCTGTTCCCGGCATTAAAAAGCAACTGGCTTATTGCCCATGTAATGACCTGTTTTATTGGATATGCTGCTTTTGCAATCGCTTTTGGTGTAAGCATCATATATCTTTTTAGTCAAAGAAAAACAGAGGGCAAAACCGGTTTGTTTAGTCGTTTCCCGAATGCCGGCATTCTGGATGAATTGACGCATCAAATGGTAACCCTTGGTTTTTTATTTCTGACAATCGGCATAATAACAGGGGCTGTATGGGCAAATTCCGCCTGGGGGACCTACTGGTCATGGGATCCTAAAGAGACATGGTCTCTGATAACCTGGTTTATTTATGCAACACTATTACATGCAAGGATGATGAGAGGCTGGGAAGGAAGGAAAATCGCCTATCTTTCCATAATAGGATTTATGGCCGTTATTTTTACATATTTTGGCGTGAATCTCCTTCCGGGTTTGCATAGTTATGGACAAGGATAA
- the qrcA gene encoding menaquinone reductase multiheme cytochrome c subunit QrcA, whose product MSTLDDKSEEAVQQVETTKCPEKERKNGGWGVVLIFFIIGLIASLAVGWIIFPKLLYSKKKQPVDFNHVFHVAAVENGCESCHYFREDGSFSGVPKLAQCVECHEEVQGENPEEFKFVKEYVTKGNEVPWLVYSRQPDCVFFSHAAHVKMGELDCVTCHGHIGESKHSRVYEENRLTGYSRDIWGKNIAGLKKNTWDRMKMDDCAECHATFKAEVKTVQTLPWPISWMPRPYEKPASSQVRVQIQKDACFVCHK is encoded by the coding sequence ATGAGTACATTAGATGATAAATCTGAAGAGGCTGTCCAGCAGGTAGAAACAACGAAATGCCCTGAAAAAGAGCGGAAGAATGGAGGGTGGGGCGTCGTTCTCATATTTTTCATTATTGGATTAATAGCAAGTCTTGCAGTGGGCTGGATAATATTTCCCAAGCTTCTCTATTCCAAGAAAAAACAGCCTGTTGATTTTAATCATGTTTTTCATGTTGCGGCTGTTGAGAATGGATGTGAAAGTTGTCATTATTTTCGTGAAGATGGAAGCTTTTCCGGTGTGCCGAAACTTGCCCAGTGCGTTGAATGTCACGAAGAGGTGCAGGGGGAAAATCCTGAGGAGTTCAAGTTTGTCAAGGAATATGTGACAAAAGGGAATGAGGTGCCGTGGCTGGTCTATTCAAGGCAGCCTGATTGTGTATTCTTTTCCCATGCAGCCCATGTCAAAATGGGAGAACTGGATTGTGTCACATGTCACGGGCATATCGGCGAATCAAAGCATTCAAGAGTTTACGAAGAAAACAGGCTTACAGGATACAGCCGTGATATCTGGGGAAAAAACATCGCCGGCCTCAAGAAGAATACCTGGGATCGGATGAAGATGGATGATTGTGCTGAATGTCACGCAACATTTAAGGCTGAGGTAAAAACCGTTCAAACTCTTCCGTGGCCTATTAGCTGGATGCCTCGACCTTATGAAAAACCGGCGAGCAGTCAGGTGAGAGTTCAGATACAGAAAGATGCATGTTTTGTATGCCATAAATAG
- the qrcB gene encoding menaquinone reductase molybdopterin-binding-like subunit QrcB yields MKVCRRSFLSLIIGGAAGTALSPLPLKLMDDSSIWSQMWPWTPVPEDGEVSHVDSICTLCPGGCGITVRKVNNRAIKIEGMKGHPVNDGGICVLGLSGLQLLYGPTRVKSPLKRVGARGEGRWEKISWDEAIAEVVKKLGELREKGNSHTVACISGTDRGTVAQLLGRFLTAYGSPNFIRIPSIQDSYELTMHLMQGVQGSVGFDAENSDFVLSFGSGLIEGWGSPVRMIKANSKWKERGKVVQIESRLSNTAAKADKWIAINPGTEAALALAIANVIIQKSLYNADFVNNYSSDFKQFKQIVLDKFSLDDVAEITGVSVSTIESLAKSFAGASKPLAVCGQGQGKTPGSLNEFMAVHALNALVGNINKKGGVWTVPDPDYIKWPEVEMDRVAVNGLHKKRIDGAGSNRYPDTRYLLDRLPDVINSGKEYPIEALFVAGANPVYTIPDSKAVKEAFNKIPFVVSFSSYMDETAVNSDLILPNHVFLERYEDVPTPVGLQKPIISLSKPVVKPEFNTKHLGDVILLMAKSFGGRIAEAFPWDSYEVCLKETLGNKWDKLINDGFWVDSDFRPSGWGSAFNTSSGKFEFVNKGRAESIKIEGDEQAYPLILMPYDSMRLANGFIGDPPFVIKTVEDTVLKGKEIVVEVNPRSARGFREGDHAILSTPKGSVKVRIHHFNGIMPGLVALPRGLGHTAYDEYLADKGVNFNELIGPVEDPVSGLNAAWGIRAKLTRA; encoded by the coding sequence ATGAAGGTATGTAGAAGAAGTTTTTTATCATTGATAATCGGTGGTGCAGCCGGCACAGCCCTTTCACCATTGCCGTTAAAGCTGATGGATGACAGTTCCATATGGTCACAGATGTGGCCATGGACTCCCGTGCCCGAGGATGGAGAGGTCAGCCATGTAGATTCTATATGCACACTCTGCCCTGGTGGTTGTGGTATTACTGTTCGCAAGGTTAATAACCGGGCAATTAAGATAGAGGGTATGAAAGGGCACCCTGTAAATGATGGCGGCATATGTGTTCTGGGCTTATCCGGACTTCAACTGCTTTACGGCCCGACACGTGTTAAATCACCATTAAAGAGGGTGGGAGCGCGAGGTGAAGGAAGATGGGAAAAAATCTCCTGGGATGAAGCCATTGCAGAGGTTGTAAAAAAACTTGGAGAGTTAAGAGAAAAAGGCAATTCCCATACAGTTGCCTGTATTTCCGGTACTGATCGCGGAACAGTAGCTCAGCTTTTAGGGAGATTTTTGACGGCATATGGTTCTCCAAACTTTATACGCATTCCATCAATTCAGGATTCATACGAGCTGACAATGCACCTGATGCAGGGTGTCCAGGGTTCAGTTGGATTTGATGCTGAAAACTCCGATTTTGTTTTGAGCTTTGGAAGTGGACTGATAGAGGGATGGGGTTCGCCGGTGCGTATGATCAAGGCCAATAGTAAATGGAAAGAGCGAGGTAAGGTTGTTCAGATCGAATCCCGTCTGTCCAACACGGCTGCTAAAGCAGATAAATGGATTGCCATAAATCCTGGAACAGAAGCTGCTCTGGCTTTGGCTATTGCCAATGTGATTATTCAAAAATCGTTGTATAACGCCGATTTCGTCAATAATTATTCTTCCGACTTTAAACAATTCAAGCAGATTGTACTCGATAAATTCAGCCTTGATGATGTTGCGGAGATTACCGGCGTATCTGTTTCCACAATAGAATCATTAGCTAAGAGCTTTGCGGGCGCATCAAAACCTCTGGCGGTTTGCGGGCAAGGTCAGGGGAAAACACCTGGCAGTCTGAATGAATTTATGGCAGTGCACGCATTAAATGCACTTGTCGGCAATATCAATAAAAAGGGGGGTGTCTGGACGGTTCCGGATCCTGATTATATAAAATGGCCTGAAGTAGAAATGGATCGCGTTGCTGTAAATGGTCTGCATAAGAAGCGTATTGACGGCGCAGGGAGCAACAGATATCCGGACACAAGATATCTGTTAGACAGGTTGCCCGATGTTATTAATTCCGGAAAAGAATATCCTATAGAGGCTCTTTTTGTTGCAGGCGCTAATCCGGTTTATACAATACCTGACAGCAAAGCGGTGAAAGAGGCATTTAACAAAATACCCTTTGTTGTGAGTTTTTCTTCATATATGGATGAAACAGCTGTAAATTCCGATCTTATCCTTCCAAACCATGTTTTTCTTGAACGCTATGAAGATGTGCCGACACCGGTTGGACTGCAAAAACCTATTATAAGCCTTTCAAAGCCGGTAGTAAAACCAGAATTTAATACAAAACATCTGGGCGATGTGATACTTCTTATGGCAAAATCATTTGGGGGAAGGATAGCAGAGGCTTTTCCATGGGACAGTTATGAAGTTTGCCTAAAGGAAACATTGGGAAATAAGTGGGATAAATTAATTAATGATGGATTCTGGGTTGATTCTGATTTCAGGCCCTCGGGCTGGGGTAGCGCATTTAATACATCTTCCGGAAAATTTGAGTTTGTTAATAAGGGCAGGGCAGAATCAATAAAGATTGAAGGAGATGAACAAGCTTATCCTCTTATACTCATGCCGTACGATTCCATGAGACTTGCAAACGGTTTTATCGGAGATCCGCCATTTGTCATAAAAACCGTAGAGGATACAGTTCTTAAAGGCAAAGAGATCGTCGTTGAAGTTAATCCAAGGTCGGCAAGAGGATTTAGAGAGGGCGATCATGCAATTCTTAGTACTCCAAAAGGTAGTGTAAAGGTTAGGATTCATCATTTTAATGGAATTATGCCCGGATTGGTAGCCTTGCCCAGAGGGCTGGGCCATACAGCCTATGACGAGTACCTGGCTGACAAGGGTGTTAATTTTAACGAACTCATCGGTCCGGTCGAAGATCCTGTTTCCGGCCTGAATGCAGCCTGGGGAATAAGGGCCAAGCTGACAAGAGCATAA
- the qrcC gene encoding menaquinone reductase iron-sulfur cluster-binding subunit QrcC: protein MKEQRKHTKAKKYGMVVDLDKCTGCGACMAACMAENNIPFKKDESNKLDSITWMRVYRMTNSKKFPEADICYIPRPCMHCEGHNGHAPCVSVCPATATDYNHETGIVSQIYTRCFGCRYCMAACPYHARYFNWWDPIWPDGMEKYLSPNVSPRMRGVVEKCSFCFHRHQLAMNKAYVEGRRELEEDEYQTSCTQACPAGAITFGDLNNPGHAVNQIVKPDHKHGGRPMNPNAFRLLERLGTNPKVYYLSSREWVRRAGDNYVKDEGKQGNH, encoded by the coding sequence ATGAAAGAACAGCGCAAACACACAAAAGCCAAAAAGTATGGAATGGTCGTAGATTTAGATAAATGTACCGGATGCGGAGCCTGTATGGCGGCCTGTATGGCTGAAAATAACATTCCGTTTAAAAAGGACGAATCAAACAAGCTCGACAGCATCACATGGATGCGTGTTTACAGGATGACAAACAGCAAAAAATTTCCTGAAGCCGACATATGCTATATCCCCAGACCATGTATGCATTGCGAGGGACATAATGGCCATGCACCATGCGTATCTGTTTGCCCGGCTACTGCTACCGACTATAATCATGAAACAGGGATAGTCAGCCAGATTTATACTCGCTGTTTTGGATGCAGATACTGTATGGCTGCCTGCCCGTATCATGCACGTTATTTTAACTGGTGGGATCCTATCTGGCCTGATGGTATGGAAAAATATTTAAGCCCGAATGTTTCTCCACGCATGAGAGGTGTGGTGGAAAAATGCAGCTTTTGCTTTCACAGACATCAATTAGCAATGAACAAGGCTTATGTTGAAGGCCGTCGCGAACTGGAGGAGGATGAATATCAAACTTCATGTACGCAGGCGTGCCCTGCCGGCGCTATTACATTTGGCGATCTGAACAATCCAGGTCATGCTGTGAATCAAATAGTAAAGCCTGACCATAAACACGGGGGGCGGCCTATGAATCCTAATGCATTCAGGCTGCTTGAAAGACTGGGCACAAATCCCAAGGTTTACTATCTTTCAAGCCGTGAGTGGGTGAGGCGAGCCGGAGATAATTATGTTAAGGACGAGGGTAAGCAAGGAAACCATTAA